GCCGGTATCGAACTGATGGACTTTCAGAAGATGCTGGCCGAGCGCGGCATCTGCGTTCACTATGATGTGGAAGACTTTGAGCAAGATGTTCAGCATCTGCGCGAGCGGGGTTGGCTGTGATCGTTGTCAGCGATACCTCTGCGCTCTCTAATCTAGCCCTTGTTAAGCATCTCTGGCTGCTAGAAGTCATCTACCAAACCGTCATCATTCCTGAGGCTGTTGCTAGCGAACTCGCAGCAGCCAGCAACCCTACTGTTTCAGAGACTCTCCAACTGGACTGGATTAAGGTTCAAGCCCTTACTCAATCTCAGCTTGCTAATCAACTGCAACAGGAACGAGGACTAGATGCTGGAGAAGCCCATGCGATCACTCTGGCACTTGAGCTACGAGCTGACGATCTGCTGATTGACGAAAGGCTGGGACGACAAGAAGCTGCTCGACTTGGACTGTCTATCATTGGCATATTGGGTGTTCTACTGGTCGCGAAGCAAAGAACCCTCATTCCTCAAGTTCAGTCTGTGACGGATAGCTTGATCGAAGAAGCTGGGTTTCGTATCAGTCCTCAGCTATATCAACGCGTCTTGACGCTTGCTCAAGAACTTTAGCAGGCGAACAAAGAGAGATACAACACGCAGTTGCGCTTGCGTCCCTTTATCGCAGTTGCGATCTGATTATGCTTCGGGCGCCTTTCTATCCATACTGGCTCAGCACAAATCGCACTAACCGAGACAGATGTCCTTCGGCATCATACAAGATACGGCAACCATCGCGAACAACTTGCTGAGTGCCCGTATCTAAGGGTGTGATAGACGCCCAACTTAGTCGCCCGAAACTTAGCTCGACCGTTATACGATGTGGGTTACTAGCGTTTAGTTGTACGTGACGCGACCACACAACACCATAGACCTTATCTTCCCAGCTCTCGATATAGAGATCGCCCCAGTTAATCTTGCTTAGCCAGTCTGTGCTCATTCTGAAGTGTAGAGGCTGTCTAGCTAAAAACATTAGATCGATATCTGACTTAGCAGTTGCCGTGCCACGAGCCTGCGAACCGACTAAGGCTGCTGCTAGAATGGACTCCTGACTAACTGCCCAATAGGTTGCCTGTTGAACAATCTGTTCTACTTGACTCTGCATAAGTTTGAATACTGGGTGACTTTGGAAACAACAATTCTTCAGTAGTGAGGCACAAGACTACGAAGTCAACACCAAGCAACAAAGACTCACTACAAGACAGCATCAACGGCACTTTAGTCTCACTATAATACTTTGACTGCTCATTGTGAGATGAGACTGAAGAGGATGATTTAGTCCATCTAGTCCAGAGTCTCAGGTTAAGACAGCGCTAAAGTCCTTGCTGTAACTGGGCGGTTAGTTGCTTCGAGAGGCAACTAGTCAAATTTGGAACACACTGTGTTCACTTTGTCAGAAGTGAATTACAGCCGTTTCATGTCTCTAATCGGCTAACTAATTTAGCCTATCTCATGCGTCTCATCCGCTCGTTAGAATTTAGGAAGATGAGACAGCTCTACGCTTCATTCCATTCCGATTAGTTGTTCGTATACTTGCATCAGATAAGAACAAAAAGCTGTTGATTTGCAAGAAGAACAAAAAGGAAATATTTTAATGAACAACAATCGTCTGTCTGCTATCTAGCAACTGGTGATCGCAACGCAAGCTTATGACAAGGCGTGGCGGAAGGTATGCAATCGCATTATCCTGACAGATTACAGCACGCACAGGCTTAGACGCACAACGCTGACGCGGTGGGATGACGCTAGATCCCTGCAACCTCGTTCAGCGCTTCTTGAATCACTTCGTCACCTACCCCATGACGCTTCAGACTATCAATCAAGGAAGACACGGTATTGTTCTCCAGTCGTTCTAGATCGCTCCGCAAGCCCTGTCCTATATAAGTTCGCGCTAGCGGCTGATAGCCAGAAAAACCCAGCAGCGGGGCTATCCGCTTCAAGTCTTCAATCACGTCTTCCGGCATCCGAATCGTCATAGTCGTCATCGGGCGGTCTCGTTTGAGTCGCTTTTTCAAGGCTTCAGGCTTCATAGTATTGGCGCTCCTTTCGAGTCGCTTTGCGGGCGGACACAATCCGGATGCGATCGTCCTCGCGTTCTACAAACACAACGAATAAAAGGTTCCAGCGCTTGTCTAAAGCAATAACAGCGTCCCTAGCTTCATCGTTACGACTAGCATCGACAACGACTAGAACAGGGTCGAAGAAAGCTTCGGCGGCTTGAGGGAAAGTAATGCCGTCATGCTTGAGTGGGTTAGCAGCTGCCTTCTGGTCATTCCAGATAAAGGTAATGCCATTGAGCGGGAAGTACACATCCATACAGAGCAGTATAGCCAAACGTATTCACAATGTAAATACGCTCAAAGTAACTCACCAAATGGCTGAATCCACTGGTGCTGAAAGCTCACACACGAGAAAGTGCACCCCGAAATTGTCTTGCAAACGGTGGTTTACGGACAGTAGTACAGGACACGATGTTAGTTCAACGTTGTGAGGCTATCAATGTCTGTTGTCTCAGAACTAAATTACACAGGACACTTTTCTAGCGATCTACTGATTCCTCTCAATTGACATTTAAGCGAATGCTTATATATACTGAATTTAGTTAAGCATTTGCTTAAATATAAAAATGAGTAGATCGCCTGCTAATACAGATGTTTTTGCTGCGGTTGCAGATCCAACGAGGAGATCACTGCTTGACCACCTTCAAAAAGGTGAACAGCCAGTTAAGCAACTAGCAGCACCTTTTGATATGTCACTACCGGCTATCTCGCAGCATCTGAGTGTGCTATGTAAAGTCGGCCTAGTCACTCAGCGGAGAGAAGGACGACAGCGATTTTATCGATTAACTCCTGAGCCGCTTAAGCAGATTTCTGATTGGGTGATAGGCTACGAGCATTTTTGGCGAGACAAATTGGCAAGTCTAGGAGAATACTTGGAGGAAGAATCGTGATGACTGACTTGGTGCTTGATGAAAGCTACCCCTACCCTCCAGAAAAAGTATGGCAGGCATTAACTGACTCTAGAGCATTAGCAGCATGGCTAATGGACAATGATTTTAAGCCTTGTTTAGGTCATCGCTTTCAGTTTGTAGACAGCTCATCACCAGGGTTAAAGACAGTAATCGATTGTGAGGTAATAGAGTTAGAGTCGCCGAAACGACTGGTGTACAGTTGGCAAGTTTCGGGAATGTCAGACCCCTCAATTGTGACCTGGACGCTAACCCCTATCCAAGAGGGGACCCAGGTGCAATTGCACCATAGCGGCCTACTACAAAACGCCTTGATAAAAGTGCCTTCCCCTGTGGCCTCATCTACTCAACTGAAATATTCATCAGAGCAACCCAATGGACCGCTCCTTTCAGCCTTATCTATTGCGCACCCTGACAAATACGCTCAGCCACAAGCTATGACAGTAGGCCACGTTGACTTTTTAGAGACAGATCTTGAAATGGTCTGGAAACAGAATCTACAAGAAAGGCTATCCAAAGTTCTTGTACAGCTTTAGCGACACAACAATGAACCATCGCTGAGTCGAGTCACACTATGAAGGTACTCACAGTCCAAAGACTGCAAAAGATATACCAACGCAATCATAAAACGTTCGAGGCTGTTCGTTCGGTTTCTCTAAGTGTATCTGGGGGAGAGATAGTTGCATTCTTAGGCCCTAATGGAGCTGGAAAAACAACTACCGTAAAGATGATTGCGGGCCTAATTTCGCCTGATGCGGGGAGCGTACAACTCGTAGGCTCTAACCCCTTCAAAAACCAGAAGGCTCTGCGGCACATCGGAGCTGTTTTAGAAGGTAATCGAAACTTGTATTGGAAGCTAACGCCTATAGAGAACTTAGAGTACTTTGGAATTCTAAGAGGCTTATCGCGAACTGAAGCACTCCGACGTACAAACGAGCTTCTAGCAGACTTCGATCTCCTAGATAAGCGTCATACGATCGTTCAAAATCTATCGCGGGGAATGCAGCAGAAGCTTGCCTTTGCAGTCGCTCTAATTCATCATCCTTCCGTTCTACTCTTAGATGAACCTACACTTGCTTTGGATATAGAGGCAACGCAGAATATAAAAAAAATTATTAGGCAGGTCGCACAGAAAGGCTGTGGCATTCTTTTAACCACTCATCAGCTTGATATTGCAGAAGAGTTGGCAGACAAAGTTGCCATCATTGATAAAGGTAGTGTTGTTGCATTCTCAAAAACTGACGAACTACTACATGCCTCTTCTCTTAGGTCATACAGCATAGAGTTTACTGGAAGTCTCATGGAACAAACTAGAAGTAGTTTAGAGAGCATCGGGACGATTGTTGAAACAGAAAGTCACCTACTTCAGTAATTTAGACAGCATACCAATCATAGACCTTCTCAGACCACTACGTATCACAAGATGTATGAGAATGTACCTGATCTAACAACAGTCTTCTTAAATTTAACAAAAAGGAGTAGCGGTGTTTGAATTATTTATGGCTGAACTTCGGCGAAGTTGGCTTCAGCTAATTCGTTACCCTGGTGACGCTGTTGGTCTTATCGTAATAACAACCTCTGTTTTTTATGGACTGTTTCTAGGAACTCAATACATGGCTGGCCCAAGTATACAGTTTGGGGAGCGTCTCGAAGAAGTCATCGTAGGATACGTGCTATGGAGCTTAGTAGGCTTCATAATCGTTGACTTGGTTGGTCAGCTACAGTATGAAGCTCAGACAGGCACCTTGGAACAATTGTTCCTGTCTCAGTTTGGCTTCAAACAGGTCCTACTGTTACGAGCTCTCGCTAACCTGACGTTACGTTTGATAATTACCCTCGTCATATTCCTATGTATTCTTCTCATCACAGGAGCGTCTTTAACAATATCAGCAGCAATTCTCCTACCACTAACATCCGTGTTGATGGGAGCTTACGGCCTAGCTTTTGCTATAGGCTCTCTAGTTCTATTAATCAAACGCGCTGACCAGGTAGTCTCCATTTTCTTGTTTGCCGTTCTGTTTCTTATGACAGCGACGACTGAGACATGGCTCGGTTGGCTACAGTTAATCAGATGGCTCTTACCGATGACGGGTGGCGCAGGATTGATGCGTGATTTGATGAGCAGAGAGCTAACTATAGGCGTAGGTCAGTTTTGTTTGTCTGCATTGAATGGGTTTGCGTATTTGATGATAGGGCTGCTGATTTTCGACCTAGCTGAGCAGATAGCCAAAAAGAGTGGCAGGCTAGGAGAATATTAACTGAGCTTCGTCAACCAAATGAGCTTTAAATCTCGCAGATAGATAGTGGTGATGCAGGATGGACCAGCGGGGGGGCGGGTAGGTCGGGATGCCACTTGTAAGGAGACGCTACGCTCACCCATGCTATTTTAGCAAGTCACAGCCAGCTGTTATTTCCCATAGTGTCTTTTAATGGCTTAGGTCTTTTGAGAAAGCCATTAAAAGACATGTTTTGAGACACGGTTTTTAAGAGTCTCAAAAGTCATGCCTTTCTGTACTCTACACAGTCACTACTATCTCTGTGTAGAGTACAGAAGGATAATGGACTAGCGGGGGGAAGGGAGTGGTAACGCTCCCGACCTACCGCTGGTTCTAAAAGAACAAGTTGTTCTACCTTCCTTAACTAGGAGGTAGAACAACTTGTCTACATACATGAAACTAAAGCCTGCTCTCAGACTATTCGCTTCGCTTAAACCAGCTAGAAACTTCCTTAGATGCCCGCCTAATAGGTTCATCCTGATCGTAGTAGGAAAGGTGAGGTGTATCATCCCAGATTAGCCTCTTTGGAACGCCTTCTGGAATAGCCTCGAAGTGACGCTTAGCAGCATTAGGTAGAAAGCAGTTATCACCGTGGATTATCAACCACGGCTTGTCCATCTTCTGCGCAGATTCTATCGAGCTGTAGTCCAGCAGCATCTTGTCGCTCATAACTGGGTACTGGTTTGCCCACTCGTTGCGGTCTGCCCAGGGCTGATACCACTTCCAGACAAACTCACCTGGCATTCCAACTTCCATATCAGTTTGATCTACGGCTTTGACGTAATCGACCTCTCCTGTCTCTTTGTACTTCTTCAAAGCTTCAGTCCCACGTTCTACGCGATGTTGGTAGTTCTCACCTAGCCAGTTCTTATCACCTTCTAGATCGCGGTACTGACTGGTAATAGTTGCAACTGCGTGAACGTTGGGATGCTCCTGGGCCGCTCGCAGCGCCACAGAACCACCTTGACAGATGCCGAGAATATTCACGCGATCGCTATCAACATCATCTCTACTTCTTAGAAAGTCAACAGCTGCTTTCATATCTTCGAGCTTGTCAAACGGGTTTTCTAGCTGTCTAGGCATTCCCCCACTATCGCCTCTGTAGCGAGCGTCAAATGCTAGCGCAGCGTAGCCGGCTTGAGATAGTGCTTGCGCATATCGAGTAGGCGCTTGATTACGTTCAAAGGTCATGGGGCCGATGATGGCTACAGCAGGGACAGGCGCTGAAGTGTTCTCTGGCATGTGTAGGTCACCGACGAGTTCTACGCCATCAACCTCGAAAGTAACTGTTTCGGTGCTCATCTTATCTATCAATCAAATAGTCTACAGCTTTAACGATAGTAAGACGGGCTAGGCATCTCTTGTATCAATGGAGCGACCTTATGTACATTCCTGCTCGTCTACGAAAGCTCTGTGCAGAAGTACTGTTTGCGAAACTCTGTGGGTGAGCACCCCAACAGCTTTTGAAATGTCTTAGTGAAGTGCGGCTGGTCGTAAAAACCACATTCTGCTGCAACTTCAGCGATAGGCTTGTCCACTCGAGAAAGCAGTTCTTGTGCCCGTTCAACTCTAAAGACCATGATGAACTGATAAGGCGACTGGCCAACTGTCTTCTTGAACTCTCGTGAGAAGTGTGCGTCACTCATACCAACGTAAGAGGCCACGTCAGCAACTTTGATGTTTTCTCTATAGTGGTTTTCTACATACTTGAGGAATTGATGGTAGTGCTGTGCTGTGAAAGCGCTACTCACTCCGAGGACATCAGCTCTACGTTCGCCATATACCTGAATAAGCTTGACTAGAAACACCCGCGATAGTGCTTCGTACATAACTTCGTAACCTACTCGGCGAGTTCTCATAGCATTCAGTAGGGTGACTGCTGTTTGAGCCAGGTCAGTATCTTTCTGCTGCGGGATGCTTTGGAGCTGCTGTTCGCTCAGAACCGTACATAGTTCAAGTTCGCTGAACCGTTTGAGCGAAGTAGGGTCTATGGTGATGACGATTGTGTTGGCTAGCCCGTGCCAGTGCCAGCCTGACTTCATGCCAGCCGGTGTAATGACTATCTCATGATGCGAAAATTGAAAATCTCGATACTCTTTATCTCGCCAGTTCTCAACCCTGATAGGCGACTCCTTCAAGTTGATCAAGATGTGATGAGTGCTATACACCAAAGGAGGCATCTGGCCTGCTTCGATCTCGAAGTACTCTAGGCTGATGACTTCTCTAGCTCTGGTTTGGATGATGTCTGTACTCCGCAGCATGGGCGAAGAAGGATACCTATCCTGATAGTTATTCATCTGAACGCTTCTATCTATTTGTTCTTCATTGGCTTGCTGGACTGGTATCGGTGAGTATCGATACCAGTCCAGCATTCCGTTGTAGACAAAGTTCTGAACCATCTCTGCCTGCTACAAATCATGTGGAAAGCCTAGTTTTATTTGGCTGATGGCATCAAGCCGTCCAAGGTGTTCATCAGATAGGCTCAAGTCAGCGCATTGTTTTTCTGTTGGTTCTCTTATTTGTTTGTTGCTTGGATTACCATTCGATGGGCTTGCGATCACGGAAGAACCCACCCGTTGGCCCGTCCTCAGGTAGGGTCGCCAGCCACACAGCGGTATCTGCCCCCTCCTTAGGTGATCGCGATGCCCCTTCACCACCCATACGAGTGCGAACCCATCCAGGGCACATCGAGTTTACCTTGATAGAAGGAGGTACCGTCTTCGCAAGCTGCAACGTCAGCGCGTTCATACCCGCTTTGGAGACGCCGTATGCTGCATAGGAGGGCGCGAGGCCAGAGGCGAAAGAGCCACCGCCAGAAGAGACATTCACGACT
The window above is part of the Synechococcus sp. PCC 7335 genome. Proteins encoded here:
- a CDS encoding DUF3368 domain-containing protein, translated to MIVVSDTSALSNLALVKHLWLLEVIYQTVIIPEAVASELAAASNPTVSETLQLDWIKVQALTQSQLANQLQQERGLDAGEAHAITLALELRADDLLIDERLGRQEAARLGLSIIGILGVLLVAKQRTLIPQVQSVTDSLIEEAGFRISPQLYQRVLTLAQEL
- a CDS encoding nucleotidyltransferase domain-containing protein, encoding MQSQVEQIVQQATYWAVSQESILAAALVGSQARGTATAKSDIDLMFLARQPLHFRMSTDWLSKINWGDLYIESWEDKVYGVVWSRHVQLNASNPHRITVELSFGRLSWASITPLDTGTQQVVRDGCRILYDAEGHLSRLVRFVLSQYG
- a CDS encoding BrnT family toxin; translated protein: MDVYFPLNGITFIWNDQKAAANPLKHDGITFPQAAEAFFDPVLVVVDASRNDEARDAVIALDKRWNLLFVVFVEREDDRIRIVSARKATRKERQYYEA
- a CDS encoding helix-turn-helix transcriptional regulator yields the protein MSRSPANTDVFAAVADPTRRSLLDHLQKGEQPVKQLAAPFDMSLPAISQHLSVLCKVGLVTQRREGRQRFYRLTPEPLKQISDWVIGYEHFWRDKLASLGEYLEEES
- a CDS encoding SRPBCC domain-containing protein, whose amino-acid sequence is MTDLVLDESYPYPPEKVWQALTDSRALAAWLMDNDFKPCLGHRFQFVDSSSPGLKTVIDCEVIELESPKRLVYSWQVSGMSDPSIVTWTLTPIQEGTQVQLHHSGLLQNALIKVPSPVASSTQLKYSSEQPNGPLLSALSIAHPDKYAQPQAMTVGHVDFLETDLEMVWKQNLQERLSKVLVQL
- a CDS encoding ABC transporter ATP-binding protein gives rise to the protein MKVLTVQRLQKIYQRNHKTFEAVRSVSLSVSGGEIVAFLGPNGAGKTTTVKMIAGLISPDAGSVQLVGSNPFKNQKALRHIGAVLEGNRNLYWKLTPIENLEYFGILRGLSRTEALRRTNELLADFDLLDKRHTIVQNLSRGMQQKLAFAVALIHHPSVLLLDEPTLALDIEATQNIKKIIRQVAQKGCGILLTTHQLDIAEELADKVAIIDKGSVVAFSKTDELLHASSLRSYSIEFTGSLMEQTRSSLESIGTIVETESHLLQ
- a CDS encoding ABC transporter permease, giving the protein MAGPSIQFGERLEEVIVGYVLWSLVGFIIVDLVGQLQYEAQTGTLEQLFLSQFGFKQVLLLRALANLTLRLIITLVIFLCILLITGASLTISAAILLPLTSVLMGAYGLAFAIGSLVLLIKRADQVVSIFLFAVLFLMTATTETWLGWLQLIRWLLPMTGGAGLMRDLMSRELTIGVGQFCLSALNGFAYLMIGLLIFDLAEQIAKKSGRLGEY
- a CDS encoding alpha/beta hydrolase, with translation MSTETVTFEVDGVELVGDLHMPENTSAPVPAVAIIGPMTFERNQAPTRYAQALSQAGYAALAFDARYRGDSGGMPRQLENPFDKLEDMKAAVDFLRSRDDVDSDRVNILGICQGGSVALRAAQEHPNVHAVATITSQYRDLEGDKNWLGENYQHRVERGTEALKKYKETGEVDYVKAVDQTDMEVGMPGEFVWKWYQPWADRNEWANQYPVMSDKMLLDYSSIESAQKMDKPWLIIHGDNCFLPNAAKRHFEAIPEGVPKRLIWDDTPHLSYYDQDEPIRRASKEVSSWFKRSE
- a CDS encoding AraC family transcriptional regulator, with amino-acid sequence MVQNFVYNGMLDWYRYSPIPVQQANEEQIDRSVQMNNYQDRYPSSPMLRSTDIIQTRAREVISLEYFEIEAGQMPPLVYSTHHILINLKESPIRVENWRDKEYRDFQFSHHEIVITPAGMKSGWHWHGLANTIVITIDPTSLKRFSELELCTVLSEQQLQSIPQQKDTDLAQTAVTLLNAMRTRRVGYEVMYEALSRVFLVKLIQVYGERRADVLGVSSAFTAQHYHQFLKYVENHYRENIKVADVASYVGMSDAHFSREFKKTVGQSPYQFIMVFRVERAQELLSRVDKPIAEVAAECGFYDQPHFTKTFQKLLGCSPTEFRKQYFCTELS